From the Kazachstania africana CBS 2517 chromosome 12, complete genome genome, the window CTTTTATTATACTGTCCACTAAGAAATAAGTATTTTGAGTTCCAGTTATCCATAACAAGCTCAAACTGTTCCTTATTACTTGTACAAgatttcatcattgatttcttaaCCTGGTTATGATCGTCAATAACCGTTTCTAGCCACGAAACGAGGATTTCTAGTTTGccaatcttttcattcaCTGGAGTCATATCGAACAGTTCGCTCCCAAAGCTTGAGAAAGATTCATATGAGAGCAAAGGTTTCCATTTTGAGATTTTAATGTTACGACTATTCTCCTTAGCCGACAAGAATCTAGTGCTCCATCCGTATTCTTCGTTAGACACGGATTCAAACTGCTCATTTGGTATTGGGCTCAATCTTGCTGCCCAAACGTTCATGCATGCCACATATCTTTCAGATAGTTGCAAATCATTGGTCTTGAATTCTATCTTTATTCGTGGTTTCTTTCCAACTTTTGGAAAGTACAATATGAAACTTCTTAATTCGTCTTCACCATTAGACTCAGGGAACAcatttcttgatttcaatattatattattttgaaccAATTCACTGCTAGTTTCATACAAATTATAAACGACGCATATGGGATTCAATGCCTTGAAATCTTCCATATTCAGTAGTAATAACGATTCTGGTGATTGGTTGTCTATTTGGGTTTgcttcaatttgaaaataaatattctaCCTTCATAGATTCTTACTCGGACTTTTACCCAATCTGCTTTATCATTTATAGAAACTGTAGTCTCTGGAGATTCCGATAGGAACGTCTTCCCCTTCAGTGATTTTTTGAaccatttgaaaaatgatttactTCTTCTCCGAGCTCCTAGTGTTTCAATGACGTGACTTGAATTATTCTTATGCGTCCTATATTGTAGTAATCTCTCAAAATCTCGCTCAGTAATTTCAACAATGGAATCAACCGACCACATTGGATTTTGCACAGCTCTCAGTACTTTATCAAAACGTTCCTTTAGGTATAATTGTGAGAGAGGGACGTTATTTTTATAGTTCCAATCGGCAATGCTATGTAGAGAGGACAAAGTTGCGGATGTTGTCTTCCTTAAGCCAACATTTTTGGTGGTAGATTCAGATAGTGGAACTGACGTTGATCGGTGTGAGGAGACGGATTCTCTGGAAAAATCATGCTCTGGTTGATCCTGAAAAGTTTTAGTTGGCATAGCTACCTCCGGATGGTACTGTTGACATGAGAATAACGGTAAAGGATTCCgtttcaaagaattataATATGTAAACAATTCGTGGGTCACTTGATGCTCTAAGTATTTATAATCAACATCAAAGGGTTCACCATTCCTACTGAATTCGGAGCCTATCGCTTTCAAAGTATTGTTAATGAAGCCTTTTTCAGATAAAGTTTGCTTACGtttcttgaatttgttACTAGATCTAGATTCTTCATTTGTCAGGCGTAGATCAGTATTTAGAATTAATAGAGAAAACAGAATAATATGACAAAACTTGTAGTTTGATTTCCAAATTGTTGAAGGATATTCTTTTATCCATTCCTTACTTATCTCTTCTAATATTCGATCAATATTCTGTGCTTCAGCAATGAAATAGAGGAAACTGGATAATTTGTGTAAAACAGACAGAAGTGACATTGGTAATGGACTTATAAGATGAATAAAACAGTTCAAAATATCTGCATTTTGTTCACTTCCTAGAAAGTTGGCATAATTTGTGTAAGGAACCTCTGCAAATGTGCCATTGATTATTTGTACTGCAATTAGCTCACTATCTTTCTTGCCCCTATGCAAGCTGTGAACAGTTGTATCTACATCATCAGATCGTTTGAGCGATTTTATAGTCCTAGCCTTGACAAACTCATGAATATTTGTCATCTTTGGTGATTCGATTAAAGTATGATCAGTAGAATTTATGCTCACCTCAACGTTCCACCTcgtattttcttgttcctcTTCCTTGTGCCGTTCGACCAAATGATTCGGCACATTGGTAGTCATTTTAACAGTTATATTGACACCAGATCTTGATTAGGAACGGCTATCTTATGCCTTGCATGTACGAAGATTCTCTTACCTttaattttcaattgactATACCATCAATTTGGATACTGCTTAGTCGATATCACCCACACATCACACTTACTGAGAGCTGATAATGAAGAGGTAACTTACCATTCGATGTTTCTCGACAGTTAATCAGCTGAGTGTTATAGTAGTATGTACGTTAACTCGAAGAGTTTGGTAATCGTTTTATATATTTGCCCAGTGAGAGGTTTCAAAGAGTGTTTTAAACAATGAGCGACGGTTGAATAGGAGTTGAGCCTAAGCTGTAAATTATACAAGACACCAAATTGTCGCACACAACTGTTGGCACATATTTATTGCTATGATAGGACGAAAGTCTCAAAATGGCACATCTTTTTTAGCTTCTGACACCATTAATAGAAGATTCAGACACTTTGCAGCACAATAATCTTCGTGGGATAGCTCAATCGCTATGGGCTCCCTTCAATCGTGAAGTAGTTGTATATGTGCAGTAAACTTTGCTCATCAAGCTACAATGTGTGTTCAATAAGTATTTGCCCTCATTTCCCAGGAAAAAGTCTGGGTTATACCTTGTATCTTGTGTAACGGTAATGCATCACCATTAAATTGTACTGTCATGTAGTATGGTAACACCTATTTGTCACACCAACCATTTTGGGAGAAATTTATCTATACATAACTGATTGATGTATAATGCCACAATTGCATTTATTCTGttcatttctctttttgCTCATAATCTTGTAAAGATGTCAATTCTGCCATCGAACATACTTTCCTGTATTATACACAATCAACGAGGTCTAGTGACAGTAATCGATAAATTGTTCCCATTAGCAGCCTTCCTGAGTTTCGAATGATAAGAAGGAAAACCGAAACATATCTAATAAAGAGATTAACCTTACATCTGCAGATGAAAATACCACTGGCTCTTCTGTGCCCTACAGATCATCATTTTCCAGTCAAAAACtgccaaaaaaaacattGTTTCGAGCAAAAATTAACCATTCAACGGCCACCATCATCAGAAAATTCCAATGGTTAAACTCTTCGAGTTTCGAACTCGATGGGATAAACCAAATTTGCGACTGACACATTTCTTATATTTGCGTTTTCCTTAACGCGGGTTTATCAAATTCGTGTTTCAAAAAGTAAtgcaaatttaaaaattctatttataaaatatgCATCAACAGTTTCTGGACAATCTCCACAATCTATAATAGCGATTTCTTGCCATATTATAGGTTACTGAATTCTCAAGTGATATATTATTCTAAAGGTTGCTTATAATAGCTGTTTTCTTCGAACAATCTCgttattttttaaaagcATCTCTTATATTCGTGGAACCACCCCCCAGCACTCGCTTCCTGCCGCTTTCGACCTCATCACACGTCAGCAATGGCAACGGCTTCTAATCCCATCCACCCCTACAAAAAGCATCTTTTGGAGTCTCAAAATGTTCCTGCATCTATCTTTGAAGAAGGTtctatgaaaaattcaatggcTAATGAAACTCAGGACTCATCTTCTACAGAACAGCATTCAGAACCTAGATTTATACAGGACAGTGATGGCAGACCAACTTCTGTTAGTGCAGGAAATGGAACACTGCACTCTATCTCCCCAAGTCCAGCGACATCAAATTCTCATACAAGAAACTCCTCTTATACACAAAATAGTAACAAGATGACCCCGCAAAGAGCTACAAAATCATATCCCAATATGTCTCCAATGTCTCAAATGAATAACTCGTCTGGGAATGTGCATAATAGGTCTATGACAGAGGCTCCATTCACATTATCTGACAATACTACGTCGTCGATCTCTTCAAACGCagaaaagaataagaaaCGTACTAAATCTGTTGATCTATCACACATGTACCTATTAaccaaaaataatgatacaaAATTAACTTCTACCAATGAATCAGTTGCAGATCTTTCGCATCAGATGATCAGTCACTATTTGggaaatgaaaataattcGTCACTAGTACCTAGGTTGAAAACACTCGAAATGTATAGAGATAATgttaaaaaatcaaaagacCCAAATgttttatttcaatatgCTCAATATATGCTGCAAACAGCTTTAACAATAGAGTCTTCAAATGTTCTGATAACAACTAATATATCCTCCAAAGATTCCGAAAACGTGACGCAGGCAGACCTGAAGAAGCAGTTCTTAAGAGAGGCTCAACATTActtaaagaaattgagtATCAAAGGTTACACTAATGCTCAGTATCTCTTGGCTGATGCCTATTCATCGGGTGTTTTTGGTAAAGtagataataaagaagCATATATCCTGTTTCAAGCCGCTGCAAAACATGGTCATATTGAAAGTGCATACAGAACGGCTCATTGCTTAGAGGAAGGCCTGGGTACAACGAGAGACTCAAGAAAgtcattaaatttcttgaaatttgcTGCTAGTAGGAATCATGCATCTGCGATGTTTAAATTAGGTCTGTATTCTTTTTACGGAAGAATGGGTCTTTCGAATGACATAAATACAAAACAAAACGGTATCAAATGGTTATCAAGGGCTGCTGCAAGGGCTAGTGAGTTAACTTGTGCTGCACCTTACGAATTAgcaaaaatttatgaagAAGGTTTCATAGATATTATCATTCCcgatgaaaaatatgcaaTGGAATTATATATTCAGGCTGCAACATTGGGACATACAAAATCTGCCACTTTATTAGGTCAGATCTATGAATCTGGAAATTCAGTAGTCTCGCAAGACGTTTCATTATCCGTTCATTATTATACGAAGGCAGCCTTGCAAGGTGACCCTGTCGCGATGTTAGGTTTATGTGCCTGGTACTTACTTGGTGCAGAGCCCGcctttgaaaaagatgagACAGAAGCTTTTCAATGGGCATCTAGAGCTGCAGCCGCTGGTCTACCAAAAGCCCAGTTTACATTGGGTTATTTTTatgaaaatgcaaaagGCTGTGACCAAAACATGGGGCTTGCATGGAAATGGTATCGTATCGCGgcagaaaataatgatccAAGAGCTCTTAATAAAGTAAATACCCAAGAGGGTACCAAatcagaaaagaagaagacaacCTACAATcataaaaagaataaaagtGTGAGCACCATTAATCTGTTTTCTGGTTCAAATAGTAATGCTAAGACTATGAGCTCCCCTGATAAATCTATAAGATACAGTAACTACTTCTCAACAGAAGGAGACCATTTACAAGCAAATGAACCTAAACCATCGAGCGAACCACAGTTTTTAGCTAATCCACCGCCACCTAGCAATGTAATCACTGAaactaataaaaaaaattctaaactttcaaagagaaataaaaaagaaaaaagcaaagacaaaaataaagataacaAAAAATCGAAAGATTGCATTATTATGTAAACGCCTTTCTTACATT encodes:
- the YEL1 gene encoding Arf family guanine nucleotide exchange factor YEL1 (similar to Saccharomyces cerevisiae YBL060W; ancestral locus Anc_7.384), coding for MTTNVPNHLVERHKEEEQENTRWNVEVSINSTDHTLIESPKMTNIHEFVKARTIKSLKRSDDVDTTVHSLHRGKKDSELIAVQIINGTFAEVPYTNYANFLGSEQNADILNCFIHLISPLPMSLLSVLHKLSSFLYFIAEAQNIDRILEEISKEWIKEYPSTIWKSNYKFCHIILFSLLILNTDLRLTNEESRSSNKFKKRKQTLSEKGFINNTLKAIGSEFSRNGEPFDVDYKYLEHQVTHELFTYYNSLKRNPLPLFSCQQYHPEVAMPTKTFQDQPEHDFSRESVSSHRSTSVPLSESTTKNVGLRKTTSATLSSLHSIADWNYKNNVPLSQLYLKERFDKVLRAVQNPMWSVDSIVEITERDFERLLQYRTHKNNSSHVIETLGARRRSKSFFKWFKKSLKGKTFLSESPETTVSINDKADWVKVRVRIYEGRIFIFKLKQTQIDNQSPESLLLLNMEDFKALNPICVVYNLYETSSELVQNNIILKSRNVFPESNGEDELRSFILYFPKVGKKPRIKIEFKTNDLQLSERYVACMNVWAARLSPIPNEQFESVSNEEYGWSTRFLSAKENSRNIKISKWKPLLSYESFSSFGSELFDMTPVNEKIGKLEILVSWLETVIDDHNQVKKSMMKSCTSNKEQFELVMDNWNSKYLFLSGQYNKRLLYLEALRRLQHEIENIKL
- the SKT5 gene encoding Skt5p (similar to Saccharomyces cerevisiae SKT5 (YBL061C) and SHC1 (YER096W); ancestral locus Anc_7.386); its protein translation is MATASNPIHPYKKHLLESQNVPASIFEEGSMKNSMANETQDSSSTEQHSEPRFIQDSDGRPTSVSAGNGTLHSISPSPATSNSHTRNSSYTQNSNKMTPQRATKSYPNMSPMSQMNNSSGNVHNRSMTEAPFTLSDNTTSSISSNAEKNKKRTKSVDLSHMYLLTKNNDTKLTSTNESVADLSHQMISHYLGNENNSSLVPRLKTLEMYRDNVKKSKDPNVLFQYAQYMLQTALTIESSNVLITTNISSKDSENVTQADLKKQFLREAQHYLKKLSIKGYTNAQYLLADAYSSGVFGKVDNKEAYILFQAAAKHGHIESAYRTAHCLEEGLGTTRDSRKSLNFLKFAASRNHASAMFKLGLYSFYGRMGLSNDINTKQNGIKWLSRAAARASELTCAAPYELAKIYEEGFIDIIIPDEKYAMELYIQAATLGHTKSATLLGQIYESGNSVVSQDVSLSVHYYTKAALQGDPVAMLGLCAWYLLGAEPAFEKDETEAFQWASRAAAAGLPKAQFTLGYFYENAKGCDQNMGLAWKWYRIAAENNDPRALNKVNTQEGTKSEKKKTTYNHKKNKSVSTINLFSGSNSNAKTMSSPDKSIRYSNYFSTEGDHLQANEPKPSSEPQFLANPPPPSNVITETNKKNSKLSKRNKKEKSKDKNKDNKKSKDCIIM